The following are encoded in a window of Castanea sativa cultivar Marrone di Chiusa Pesio chromosome 5, ASM4071231v1 genomic DNA:
- the LOC142634765 gene encoding uncharacterized protein LOC142634765: MSSMKRNSTPSPSQPPPSDDVDDQSPNITEEVDHAIELYNGNPTEALSLVKDILSRHPNSALAHNTLSYLLDKSLDSTATPDHEKLKNAESSVNSSKRAVELCPVSLSFWYTYVIALVKLAYNDANAGFEAVIQACDTSLSIENPTVHGEDEIDLLRKNLRLFKLRSMYLIDTKYLGSIKNEIQELQDRKEEVELRAVLACDNKRKLKNVKKIAADVDTAATQVKAYWNHGMSMEQKKDLLRIGIEDLKLHFAKNNSPAAVAVLMQAVEYVKVAKNWKFWTCCCCSERFFDVELNREHIKSVHIGTFSNESQSVMPEIEFDSVHDTVESRKWGPVDVVAAKKMMEDLLRNKRGDEGLNESTVFMNQKEWPYCKDRRRDKVISEIRARLRLFLRVRFFVSSHLLVFMDLIMEMLKKRIPEQLLKEHWMNRTLLSACFLDISELNRVFKFLDDLAHVCGLFGLCTSLAKDKVRGESCVAYHEKIVFNEDFSCVVFDKRMLHGELLVPNDGAAVTSSASDEIVLNDDECKDAIVDWLLKGGTNINIGEQLKQWANLRETSRSQGKDFFKIYEAEFHRMQNIFEKKILYLRYIKVFQNLDNICVEEDKRREEFGHKPSSYESLLSERERQIKNTNGENFELDIIWYILEENHEDNEIKLEIKKHLSEINEKLYKFDGIIRTTTIAMQQTGKKIEVVTAYDYRSIMVPLLKSFILERLDELAKKDAEEKSKAAAKALLSEPDLDDKKNTTDKGYGDATGGSKEQQENVEQISFPAEHSRDNPPNPEIVGPVITDELGQDKPKLTPEEEKEQRMLEEHLKYQRQIENEAKQERLAELNKAGSSAGNTGKKGLRRINFDDFNWKYFYQAQGVKLGEK, translated from the exons ATGAGCAGCATGAAACGCAACTCAACCCCATCTCCCTCTCAACCTCCACCGTCCGATGATGTTGATGATCAATCACCCAACATCACCGAAGAAGTCGATCACGCCATCGAACTCTACAATGGGAACCCCACCGAAGCCTTGAGTCTTGTCAAGGACATCCTATCCCGCCACCCAAACTCCGCGCTTGCTCATAACACACTCAGCTACCTTCTCGACAAAAGCCTCGACTCTACTGCCACTCCCGACCACGAAAAGCTCAAAAATGCCGAGAGTTCCGTCAACTCTTCCAAGCGAGCAGTCGAGTTATGCCCCGTGTCTCTCTCCTTCTGGTATACATACGTCATTGCACTCGTCAAATTAGCCTACAACGACGCCAATGCTGGCTTCGAAGCTGTGATCCAAGCGTGTGATACCAGTTTATCCATCGAAAACCCCACTGTTCACGGGGAGGACGAAATTGATTTACTCAGAAAGAACCTCAGACTCTTCAAATTGAGAAGCATGTATCTCATAGACACTAAATATTTGGGAAGCATAAAGAATGAGATTCAAGAACTACAAGACAGAAAGGAAGAGGTCGAACTGAGAGCTGTTTTGGCGTGTGATAACAAAAGAAAGCTCAAGAACGTAAAGAAAATTGCGGCTGATGTTGACACGGCGGCGACACAAGTCAAGGCCTATTGGAATCACGGGATGAGTATGGAGCAAAAGAAGGATTTGTTGAGGATTGGAATCGAAGACCTTAAACTGCATTTTGCTAAGAATAATTCACCGGCGGCAGTGGCGGTGTTGATGCAGGCGGTGGAGTATGTGAAGGTGGCGAAGAATTGGAAGTTTTGGACGTGTTGTTGTTGCAGTGAGAGGTTTTTTGACGTCGAATTGAATAGGGAGCATATCAAGAGTGTGCATATAGGGACTTTCTCCAATGAATCACAATCAGTCATGCCGGAAATTGAATTTGATTCAGTCCATGACACCGTTGAATCAAGAAAGTGGGGACCTGTGGACGTGGTCGCCGCTAAGAAAATGATGGAAGATTTGTTAAGAAACAAGCGTGGAGATGAAGGCCTAAATGAGTCTACAGTTTTCATGAACCAGAAAGAATGGCCTTATTGCAAAGATAGGAGGCGTGACAAGGTCATTAGTGAAATTCGAGCAAGGTTACGCCTGTTCTTGAgggttagattttttgtttcaaGTCATCTTTTAGTGTTCATGGACTTGATAATGGAAATGCTTAAGAAGCGAATCCCGGAACAGCTGCTTAAGGAACATTGGATGAACCGCACTCTGCTCTCAGCATGCTTTCTTGACATCTCAGAGCTTAATCGTGTGTTCAAGTTCTTGGATGATCTCGCTCATGTTTGTGGGTTATTCGGGCTCTGCACCAGTCTTGCAAAGGATAAGGTTAGAGGTGAGTCTTGTGTTGCTTATCATGAGAAGATTGTATTCAATGAGGATTTCTCTTGTGTAGTTTTTGACAAGAGAATGTTGCATGGAGAGCTTCTTGTGCCGAATGATGGAGCTGCTGTTACTTCTAGTGCTAGTGATGAAATCGTATTAAATGATGATGAGTGTAAAGATGCTATTGTCGATTGGTTATTGAAGGGAGGTACTAATATTAATATTGGGGAGCAATTGAAGCAGTGGGCAAATTTGAGAGAAACAAGTAGAAGTCAAGGGAAAGATTTTTTCAAGATCTATGAGGCTGAATTTCACCGGATGCAGaacatttttgagaaaaaaatactGTATTTGAGATACATTAAGgtatttcagaatttggataATATATGCGttgaagaagataaaagaaGGGAAGAGTTTGGGCACAAACCATCGAGTTACGAGTCTCTCTTGTCAGAACGGGAGAGGCAGATTAAGAACACAAATGGTGAGAATTTTGAGTTGGATATCATATGGTATATTTTGGAAGAAAATCACGAggacaatgaaataaaattagagaTCAAGAAGCATCTTAGTGAGATAAATGAAAAG CTTTACAAATTTGATGGTATAATCAGGACAACTACTATTGCTATGCAGCAGACGGGAAAGAAAATCGAAGTGGTAACTGCTTATGACTACCGATCAATTATGGTGCCCCTGCTGAAGTCATTCATTCTG GAACGCCTGGATGAACTGGCTAAAAAAGATGCGGAAGAGAAGTCTAAGGCTGCAGCAAAAGCATTGTTATCAGAACCTGACCTTGATGACAAGAAGAACACCACTGACAAAGGATATGGTGAT GCAACTGGAGGTAGCAAAGAGCAACAGGAAAATGTGGAGCAAAT TTCCTTCCCAGCTGAACATAGCAGAGATAACCCTCCTAATCCAGAGATTGTTGGTCCTGTAATCACTGATGAACTGGGGCAAGACAAACCGAAACTTACGCCTGAGGAGGAGAAAGAGCAAAGAATGCTTGAAGAGCATTTGAAGTACCAGAGGCAGATTGAGAATGAGGCCAAACAAGAGCGCCTTGCGGAGCTAAATAAAGCTGGAAGCAGTGCAGGAAATACAGGAAAAAAAGGCCTTAGGCGCATCAACTTTGATGACTTTAACTGGAAGTACTTTTATCAAGCTCAGGGTGTCAAATTGGGAGAGAAATGA
- the LOC142634766 gene encoding uncharacterized protein LOC142634766: MKTKKKRNARAPPSLSNVDDQSPAITKEVEDAMKEHQNGNYTKALKLVEATLSRHPRSALALAALSFCHLKFVFLAKHSTTPVLSKDGLIQLAETFNHVTEAVDLSKRAVHLCPNSLACWFFHANALYKLTEYDANAGYEPVIEACDAGLAIEFGPEDLATDPRIEEFRAYLRLFKLQSKYLIDTKYLENLKSEIQELQERKEEIERRAITASMKFETPELMPLPENKRKIKNLKKVAVLDVDTVERRVKTYWNDTMTTEKKKELLRIRIRDFKNHFAENKLAMEVIKQAVEYATGAKNWKFSCDAECFWCGERFFDAELTADHMNSVHLGTFTDELDSVRPEFLFDSVWDTVESGKWKPVNVVEAKKMLEDLSRNEGGDKDFMKQKWPYCDDRRREEIINKIRAVLRLFVGIKCFCSSHFSALMNLILEMLKKQVPEQLLMEYGINKTLLSVCFLDISELNLVFEFLGNLANICGLQRLVLSLGTEQAIGEHSVANNEKIVFNEDFSCVVFDKRMLRGELMVPNDGAAVSSSADDEIELNDDEYTDAILDWLLKGGTNIGEQLKQWTNLREASRSQGKELSKIYEAEFHRMLNICEKKVQYLRDIKVWQNLESICVKEDKRGEEFGYEPLSYKYLLSNQRQIASTNGNIFELDILWNILREDHVDNEIKLWIKKQIDEMVAKLYKLDVIIRTTTINMQQTGRKLIAVTGYDYRSILVPLLKSVMRKQLEDLANEDAEKKYEAVKKAFLSELDHLDKKKKTDKGGVPSLKHMAEKFLPVATDELGQDKWKLLPVECGGERSKNA, from the exons ATGAAGACCAAGAAGAAACGCAATGCACGTGCACCCCCATCACTCTCCAATGTTGACGATCAATCACCCGCCATCACCAAAGAAGTGGAAGACGCCATGAAAGAACACCAAAATGGAAACTACACCAAAGCCTTGAAACTTGTCGAGGCCACTCTGTCCCGCCACCCAAGATCCGCTCTTGCTCTCGCTGCCCTCAGCTTCTGTCACTTGAAATTCGTGTTTTTAGCCAAACACTCCACCACTCCCGTCTTATCTAAAGACGGTCTCATCCAACTCGCCGAAACTTTCAATCACGTCACAGAAGCCGTGGACTTATCCAAGCGAGCCGTGCACTTATGCCCCAACTCCCTCGCCTGCTGGTTCTTTCATGCCAACGCACTCTACAAGTTAACTGAATATGACGCCAATGCCGGCTATGAACCTGTGATAGAAGCTTGCGATGCTGGTTTAGCCATCGAATTTGGCCCAGAAGATTTGGCCACAGACCCCCGAATTGAAGAATTCAGAGCGTATCTCAGACTCTTCAAACTACAAAGCAAGTATCTCATAGACACTAAATACTTGGAAAATTTAAAGAGTGAGATTCAAGAACTACAAGAACGAAAGGAAGAGATCGAAAGGAGAGCTATAACAGCGAGTATGAAGTTCGAAACGCCGGAATTGATGCCTTTGccagaaaacaaaagaaagatcaAGAACCTCAAGAAAGTAGCCGTGTTGGATGTCGACACGGTGGAGAGACGAGTCAAGACTTACTGGAATGACACAATGACTACggagaaaaagaaggaattgTTGAGGATTCGAATCAGAGACTTTAAAAACCATTTTGCTGAGAACAAATTGGCCATGGAGGTGATTAAACAGGCGGTGGAGTACGCGACGGGGGCGAAGAATTGGAAGTTTTCGTGTGACGCAGAGTGTTTTTGGTGCGGAGAGAGGTTTTTCGATGCCGAATTGACTGCGGATCATATGAATAGTGTGCATTTAGGTACTTTTACCGATGAATTAGATTCAGTCCGTccagaatttttatttgattcagTCTGGGACACTGTTGAATCAGGAAAATGGAAACCCGTGAACGTGGTCGAAGCTAAGAAAATGTTGGAAGATTTGTCAAGAAACGAGGGTGGAGATAAAGATTTCATGAAACAAAAGTGGCCTTATTGCGACGATAGACGGCGTGAAGAGATCATTAACAAAATTCGAGCAGTGTTACGCCTGTTCGTGGGTATAAAATGTTTTTGTTCTAGTCATTTTTCCGCGTTGATGAACTTGATATTGGAAATGCTGAAGAAGCAAGTCCCGGAACAGTTGCTTATGGAATATGGGATAAACAAAACCCTGCTCTCAGTGTGCTTTCTTGACATCTCTGAGCTTAATCTTGTGTTCGAGTTCTTGGGTAATCTTGCCAATATTTGCGGGTTACAGAGGCTCGTCTTGAGTCTTGGGACGGAGCAGGCAATAGGTGAGCATAGTGTTGCCAATAATGAGAAGATTGTTTTCAATGAGGACTTCTCTTGTGTAGTTTTTGACAAGAGAATGTTGCGTGGAGAGCTTATGGTGCCGAATGATGGAGCTGCTGTTTCTTCTAGTGCTGATGATGAAATCGAATTAAATGATGATGAATATACAGATGCTATTTTGGATTGGTTATTGAAGGGAGGTACTAATATTGGGGAGCAATTAAAGCAGTGGACAAATTTGAGAGAAGCTAGTAGAAGTCAAGGGAAAGAGCTTTCCAAGATCTATGAGGCTGAATTTCACCGGATGCTGAACatttgtgagaaaaaagtacAATATTTGAGAGACATTAAGGTATGGCAGAATTTGGAGAGTATATGTGTTAAAGAAGATAAGAGAGGAGAAGAGTTTGGGTACGAACCATTGAGCTACAAGTATCTCTTGTCAAATCAGAGACAGATTGCAAGCACAAATGGTAATATTTTCGAGTTGGATATCTTATGGAATATTTTGAGAGAAGATCATGTggacaatgaaataaaattgtggattaAGAAGCAGATTGATGAGATGGTTGCAAAG cTTTACAAATTGGATGTTATAATCAGGACAACTACAATTAACATGCAGCAGACAGGGAGGAAACTTATTGCGGTAACTGGTTATGACTACCGATCAATTTTGGTGCCCCTGCTGAAGTCAGTCATGCGG AAGCAACTGGAAGATCTGGCCAACGAAGATGCAGAAAAGAAGTATGAGGCTGTAAAAAAAGCATTCTTATCAGAACTTGATCAtcttgataaaaagaaaaagactgaCAAAGGAGGTG TTCCTTCCCTGAAGCACATGGCGGAGAAATTCCTCCCTGTAGCCACTGATGAATTGGGGCAAGACAAATGGAAACTTTTGCCTGTGGAATGTGGAGGAGAAAGATCAAAGAATGCTTGA